One part of the Ziziphus jujuba cultivar Dongzao chromosome 2, ASM3175591v1 genome encodes these proteins:
- the LOC107408800 gene encoding uncharacterized protein LOC107408800: MEMLEMGANMQCNSHFPGCYSTRNHRMDTNGSTWPLICDDKTMKSEYYYSGFMLPLSPSQLLGYNKEILKQTMLKQETIFKDQIQELHRLYGRQKELMDEIRRDELHKHDLRFEVACSKIALSQSSSQKSIQAPSLPLVNLSHAQMSVSGLGHTQSPLSVVQGKNIQACPYPARSEGCSKDVQVLESKCKKVGKKILDLQLSADEYIDIEECDLLDNEMIAEVPEVTSYPLRRLPQDVCNSDGKPVLEGNGLNCVFYGDAPSFHQSNHKSCAGRTLYGLENSKTNFGSHNDRHSGHSGAFYACNSNEHVLETEMTCRSSSLVTMRKLRDFERHPIAVQALPCFNTSVPLSKKIKSSAERPELDGNMLYNQKNSECSLKSDSEIYLNGSFSNVSQMDSKVSKANPKSLDFVTHVRNDDSDSVSDNHGRTKLQKDSVKVKTSSDINLNIMPPSCSSDVSVSQSIQKTHGVQRHEDPMRGFPWLRAKPAFNGEAGKGCEDQTLVESVTVQAYSACINDLEQKKGEASDLSCKGKPSVFCDHSSSSGFPCKTIQKPFEDVKSKEKDAVLDLNMAFDSFSESEIELGADEHATENKLNGKYLCFTDHIDLNSSINDNEFSPCRMTEIDLEAPVSPENKECSPPRGESDENQLETPFISSGQEDGDLQDELARVAAESIISISSCGLKSCLGKSPSKQFESSNNSLDWFAGIVSLLVGDPEDELAVALDSKEDIHNEKLLPEEMDYFEAMTLKLTETKVEEYCFRSNMPREEETATSSPLSQPRKGRTRRARQRKDFQKEILPSLASLSRYEVTEDLQTIGGLMEAAGTRWETGPLRYGVRNGYMRGRKRSCVSTSSGIDSTAGSLQKQLGSNPKPGNEERSIICWGKVTRRRRGQRYRVCNPKPVQSRV; this comes from the exons ATGGAAATGCTGGAAATGGGCGCAAACATGCAGTGTAATAGCCATTTCCCAGGATGTTACTCTACAAGGAATCATAGAATGGATACTAATGGAAGCACATGGCCACTAATTTGTGATGATAAAACAATGAAGAGTGAATACTACTACAGTGGCTTCATGTTACCATTATCTCCCAGTCAACTTTTGGGGTACAATAAGGAAATACTGAAGCAGACAATGCTCAAGCAGGAGACCATATTTAAGGATCAG ATTCAGGAGCTCCATCGCCTTTACGGAAGACAAAAGGAACTAATGGATGAAATAAGAAGGGATGAATTACATAAACATGATCTAAGATTTGAGGTGGCATGTTCGAAGATTGCATTGTCTCAAAGCTCATCCCAAAAGTCAATTCAAGCCCCTAGCTTGCCTTTGGTAAACCTTTCACACGCTCAAATGTCTGTTTCAGGTCTTGGACACACTCAATCACCTTTAAGTGTAGTTCAAGGGAAGAACATACAAGCATGTCCTTATCCTGCTAGATCTGAAGGTTGTTCCAAGGATGTGCAAGTACTCGAGTCCAAATGCAAGAaagtggggaaaaaaatattggatCTTCAGCTTTCAGCTGATGAATACATTGATATTGAAGAATGTGATCTGTTAGACAATGAAATGATTGCTGAAGTTCCTGAGGTAACAAGTTATCCTTTGAGGAGATTACCACAGGATGTGTGTAACAGTGATGGAAAACCAGTTTTGGAGGGTAATGGATTAAACTGTGTTTTTTATGGTGATGCTCCAAGCTTTCATCAGAGTAACCACAAGTCATGTGCTGGGAGAACATTATATGGATTGGAGAACTCCAAAACAAATTTTGGGTCCCACAATGATAGACATTCTGGACATAGTGGTGCTTTTTATGCATGCAATTCGAATGAGCATGTCCTTGAGACAGAAATGACCTGCAGGTCATCATCCCTCGTAACTATGAGAAAATTACGTGACTTTGAGAGGCATCCAATAGCTGTTCAAGCCCTCCCGTGTTTTAACACATCTGTACCATTGagtaaaaaaattaagtcaTCAGCGGAAAGGCCGGAGCTGGATGGGAACATGTTGTATAATCAAAAGAATTCAGAATGTAGTCTAAAATCTGATAGTGAAATCTACCTTAATGGCAGCTTTAGCAATGTCTCCCAGATGGATTCCAAGGTGTCAAAGGCTAATCCAAAATCACTTGATTTTGTTACTCACGTCAGGAATGATGACAGTGATTCAGTGTCTGACAACCATGGCCGTACAAAGTTACAGAAGGATTCTGTGAAGGTCAAGACTTCTAGTGATATAAACTTGAATATCATGCCACCTAGCTGTTCTTCAGATGTTTCAGTTTCTCAAAGCATTCAGAAAACACATGGAGTGCAAAGGCATGAAGACCCAATGAGGGGTTTCCCTTGGCTTAGAGCAAAGCCGGCTTTTAATGGTGAAGCCGGTAAAGGATGTGAAGATCAAACCCTGGTAGAATCTGTCACTGTCCAAGCTTATTCTGCATGCATCAATGATCTTGAGCAAAAGAAGGGGGAAGCAAGTGATCTTTCGTGTAAAGGGAAGCCTAGTGTTTTCTGTGACCACTCTTCATCTAGTGGCTTCCCCTGCAAAACCATTCAGAAGCCATTTGAAGATGTAAAGAGCAAAGAGAAAGATGCTGTACTTGATTTGAACATGGCTTTTGATTCGTTTTCTGAATCAGAAATAGAACTAGGTGCAGATGAACATGCCACAGAGAACAAACTGAATGGAAAATATTTGTGTTTCACAGATCACATTGATCTGAACTCATCAATTAATGATAATGAGTTTTCTCCCTGTCGAATGACAGAAATTGATTTGGAGGCACCTGTGAGTCCAGAGAACAAAGAGTGCTCTCCACCAAGAGGAGAATCTGATGAAAATCAATTGGAGACACCATTTATATCTTCAGGACAGGAAGACGGGGATCTGCAGGATGAGCTGGCCAGAGTTGCAGCAGAGTCTATAATTTCCATTTCATCATGTGGGCTAAAAAGTTGTCTAGGAAAATCCCCTAGCAAACAATTTGAATCTTCAAATAATTCCCTAGATTGGTTTGCTGGGATAGTTTCTTTGCTGGTAGGTGATCCAGAGGATGAGCTTGCAGTTGCTTTGGACAGTAAGGAAGATATTCATAATGAGAAGCTTCTACCTGAAGAAATGGACTATTTTGAGGCCATGACATTGAAGCTGACAGAGACAAAGGTGGAAGAGTACTGCTTTAGAAGTAATATGCCAAGAGAGGAAGAAACTGCTACGTCTTCACCACTAAGTCAACCAAGGAAAGGCCGGACAAGAAGAGCAAGGCAGCGAAAAGACTTCCAGAAAGAGATTCTCCCAAGCCTTGCCTCTTTATCAAGGTATGAGGTGACTGAGGATCTCCAGACAATAGGAGGGCTGATGGAAGCTGCAGGTACTCGTTGGGAAACAGGGCCACTTAGATATGGAGTTAGAAATGGATATATGAGGGGGAGGAAGCGATCCTGTGTTTCTACTTCCAGCGGAATTGATAGTACCGCAGGCTCACTGCAGAAGCAGCTCGGTAGTAACCCTAAACCGGGCAATGAGGAGAGAAGCATAATATGTTGGGGGAAGGTAACGCGGCGGCGTAGAGGTCAGAGATACCGGGTTTGTAATCCGAAGCCTGTACAAAGTCGAGTTTAA
- the LOC107419174 gene encoding uncharacterized protein LOC107419174, with protein sequence MENSYECPRKPNKDVSLQELRDRLAEFAEARGWDQYHSPRNLLLALVGEVGELSEIFQWKGEVARGLPNWTSADKEHLEEELSDVLLYLVRLADVCGLDLGQAALTKIVKNSRKYPVNK encoded by the exons atggagaattcTTATGAGTGTCCAAGAAAACCTAATAAGGATGTTTCACTTCAAGAACTCAGAGACAGACTTGCCGAGTTTGCTGAAGCGAGAGGTTGGGATCAATACCACAGTCCAAGGAATCTCCTTCTAGCACTA GTTGGGGAAGTTGGAGAGCTCTCGGAGATTTTCCAATGGAAAGGTGAAGTTGCTAGAGGACTTCCCAATTGGACTTCAGCTGACAAAGAACATCTTGAAGAAGAGCTTTCTGATGTTTTGCTTTATCTTGTTCGTTTGGCTGATGTTTGTGGTCTTGATCTTGGTCAAGCAGCACTGACAAAGATAGTAAAAAATTCTCGGAAATACCCAGTTAACAAATAA
- the LOC107419166 gene encoding flavin-containing monooxygenase FMO GS-OX-like 9, whose amino-acid sequence MVSERCLSKNVCVIGAGPSGLVAARELRKEGHLVVVLEQNHDIGGQWLYEPKVEGEDPLGSKSFLEVHSSMYASLRLASPREIMGFTDFPFSVKKDRDMRRFPGHRELLLYLNDFVDWFGLRDLIRFNTRVEYVGMVDYGVVGKDLKWVVRSREKKSSEKSVEEVFDAVVVATGHYSHPRLPFIKGMDTWKRRQLHSHIYRVPDPFRNEVVVMVGKSLSGQDLSMEIVEVAKDVYISTRSNVSEGLSKVISKHDNLHLRPEIESLEEDGKVLFVDGSWVIADSIIYCTGYSYTLPFLDTKGIVTVDDDRVGPLYEHTFPPSLAPSLSFIGIPRKIIGFPFFESQAIWIAQLLSGKRTLPSWDEMMKSIKEFYHSLDQAGIPKYNTHDIANFEYCDKYGDNVGFPHLEEWRKQLCISAIISQEINLESYRDTYDDHQLLQEALQSPHFTQYGPQAFPL is encoded by the exons ATGGTTTCTGAGAGGTGTTTATCAAAAAATGTGTGTGTGATTGGAGCAGGGCCATCCGGGCTAGTTGCAGCAAGAGAGTTGAGAAAAGAAGGCCATTTGGTTGTGGTTTTGGAACAAAACCATGACATTGGAGGCCAATGGCTCTATGAACCAAAAGTGGAAGGAGAAGATCCTTTAGGAAGCAAGAGTTTTCTAGAGGTCCATAGTAGTATGTATGCCTCTTTAAGGCTTGCATCTCCAAGAGAGATAATGGGTTTCACTGATTTCCCATTTTCAGTGAAAAAAGACAGGGATATGAGGAGGTTTCCTGGGCATAGagaattacttttatatttaaatgattttgtTGATTGGTTTGGTTTAAGGGATTTGATTAGGTTCAATACAAGGGTAGAGTATGTGGGTATGGTTGATTATGGTGTGGTTGGGAAAGATTTGAAATGGGTTGTGAGAAGCAGAGAGAAGAAGAGTAGTGAGAAGTCTGTAGAAGAGGTTTTTGATGCTGTGGTTGTGGCTACAGGCCATTACTCTCACCCAAGATTGCCCTTCATTAAAG gtaTGGATACATGGAAGAGAAGGCAATTGCATAGTCATATTTACAGAGTTCCAGACCCATTTCGCAATGAG GTAGTGGTGATGGTTGGAAAATCACTAAGTGGACAAGATTTATCAATGGAAATTGTGGAAGTAGCTAAGGATGTGTACATCAGCACCAGATCTAATGTATCAGAAGgcttatcaaaagtcatatccAAGCATGACAATTTGCATCTGCGTCCAGAG ATAGAATCCCTTGAAGAAGATGGGAAGGTTTTGTTTGTGGATGGTTCTTGGGTAATTGCTGACAGTATCATATACTGCACTGG GTATTCATACACATTGCCATTTCTTGACACCAAAGGAATAGTAACCGTTGATGATGATAGGGTGGGTCCTTTGTATGAGCACACCTTCCCTCCATCACTtgctccttctctctcttttatagGCATTCCTAGAAAG ATTATTGGGTTCCCTTTCTTTGAATCACAAGCAATATGGATAGCCCAACTGCTATCTGGGAAAAGAACATTGCCATCATGGGATGAAATGATGAAATCCATCAAGGAATTTTATCACTCACTGGATCAAGCTGGCATTCCTAAGTATAATACACATGATATCGCTAATTTCGAG TATTGTGACAAATATGGTGATAATGTTGGGTTTCCACACTTAGAAGAATGGAGAAAACAGCTGTGTATTTCAGCAATAATAAGTCAAGAAATCAACTTGGAGAGTTATAGGGATACTTATGAtgatcatcaactccttcaagAGGCTCTTCAAAGTCCACATTTCACTCAATATGGGCCTCAAGCTTTTCCTCTGTAA